From the genome of Leptolyngbya iicbica LK, one region includes:
- a CDS encoding AAA-like domain-containing protein, whose protein sequence is MASFVTPFTESPEMPYQVGGSLRPALPSYVTRQADTQLTTALQAAEFCYVLNSRQMGKSSLLVQTLRKLELAGCRCATVDITSLGSQQVTASQWYRGLVADLWRGLGLFSQGHYKKWWQDQGELPPVQKLQRFFEEVLLEQHPEDEFVILIDEIDSILGLEFSLDDFFALIRYCYNQRAVNPAYRRLTFGIFGVATPSDLIRDRQRTPFNIGQAIALNGFQPHECEPLLVGLRDTIAQAPVVLQEILYWTGGQPFLTHKLCALIWQLAHEQGTPILVSAGKEAAWVQQFVRDRVLHQWESQDEPEHLRTIRDRLLRHPHRTGRLLGLYQQILRQGPVPTDDSEEAIELQLSGLVKKAGDILQIKNPIYQAVFNESWTADHLEHLRPYSQALTAWLAADRQDASRLLRGQALRDAQQWAHSKRLSDEDYQFLAESAESDRREVQMALEADRSQAIAAQLHQSRRNMRLQRWLLGAITTGFVLSTGLGFAAFVESQRASQNEQIARQSEIKALLASARGWFDSNQRLDALLQALRAQRQLTALAQPNAELAQDIEDTLYTIILGVNERNRLAGHTGEVREVAYSPQGDRIASASLDGTVKLWAPDGALLQTLESDAQGIRAIAFSPDGQLLVAGSAGTLYLWDVETGEQRAAIMAHQGLITKLVFSPDGTQVASGSTDKTIKLWNPDDGTLLHTLTGHRAMVRGLAFSPDGQRLASGSADATIKLWNPDDGSLSQTVTGHAATVTDVQFSPDGGRLASGSTDKTLKLWDLSGQLLTTFEGHQAQVTSLDFSPDGQQLASTSEDDELRFWPLNGEPGRAYPGMVEVGRSLDFSPDGQTLVTSGRIDDPAPIVWQLESPLYSVVKTHAAAVIAIAVSPDGQTIASAGTDGQIQLWQPDGTSLKVFSGHRAPIIYLAFSPDGSQFASSSFDGTVRLWQADGTPIRTITGDTRLGGLIAFHPTAAEFAISGDDQVVRRFQLDGTQISAIPTQSRLNSSIAWQPQGTQLAIGDGEPIRLIAMEEDSPILNLSGHIGPLNDLEFQADGQVLASASDDRTARLWDATTGETLQVLTGHTDVVWDVTFAPESSLTVLNDLYLATGSADNTIKLWGADGTLHTTLDRHTAKVLRLAFSPDGQYLFSASNDNTVIRWDLPAIMTLDPVDYACRWVADYLQTNAGLSDDDRQLCDR, encoded by the coding sequence ATGGCCTCCTTTGTGACTCCGTTTACCGAATCACCGGAGATGCCCTATCAAGTGGGGGGCAGTTTGCGGCCCGCACTGCCAAGTTACGTCACCCGGCAGGCCGACACCCAGTTAACGACCGCCCTGCAGGCAGCGGAATTTTGTTATGTGCTCAACAGCCGCCAAATGGGCAAATCTTCGTTGCTGGTGCAAACCCTCCGCAAGTTAGAGCTCGCGGGCTGTCGGTGCGCCACGGTGGATATTACCAGCTTGGGCAGCCAACAGGTAACGGCCAGTCAGTGGTATCGGGGCCTCGTGGCCGACCTGTGGCGGGGCCTTGGGCTCTTTAGTCAGGGACATTACAAAAAATGGTGGCAAGATCAGGGCGAACTGCCCCCGGTGCAAAAGCTCCAGCGATTTTTTGAGGAAGTGCTACTAGAGCAACATCCCGAAGACGAGTTTGTGATTTTGATCGACGAAATCGACAGCATTTTGGGACTGGAATTTTCGCTGGATGATTTCTTTGCGCTGATTCGCTATTGTTACAACCAGCGGGCAGTCAATCCGGCCTACCGACGCCTCACATTTGGCATTTTTGGAGTGGCCACCCCCAGCGATTTGATTCGCGATCGCCAGCGCACCCCCTTCAACATTGGGCAGGCGATCGCGCTCAATGGTTTCCAACCGCATGAGTGTGAGCCCTTGCTGGTGGGCCTGCGCGACACGATCGCCCAAGCCCCCGTCGTATTGCAAGAGATTCTGTATTGGACGGGGGGACAACCATTTCTGACCCACAAGCTGTGCGCGCTGATTTGGCAACTCGCCCATGAGCAGGGCACCCCGATTTTGGTGTCAGCCGGTAAGGAAGCGGCCTGGGTTCAGCAGTTTGTCCGCGATCGCGTGTTGCATCAGTGGGAATCGCAGGACGAACCAGAGCATTTACGGACGATTCGCGATCGCTTGCTGCGACATCCTCACCGCACCGGTCGCCTATTGGGTCTGTATCAGCAGATATTGCGACAGGGGCCAGTGCCGACCGACGACTCGGAGGAGGCGATCGAACTGCAACTGTCGGGTCTGGTGAAAAAAGCGGGCGATATCTTACAGATCAAAAACCCGATTTATCAAGCGGTGTTTAACGAAAGTTGGACAGCGGATCACCTGGAACATTTGCGCCCTTATTCTCAGGCGTTGACGGCCTGGTTAGCGGCTGATCGCCAAGATGCCTCGCGACTGTTGCGGGGCCAAGCCTTGAGAGATGCCCAGCAGTGGGCCCATAGCAAACGTCTCAGCGATGAAGACTACCAGTTTTTGGCCGAGTCGGCAGAGAGCGATCGCCGCGAAGTGCAAATGGCGTTAGAAGCTGACCGCAGTCAGGCGATCGCGGCCCAACTGCACCAGTCGCGGCGCAATATGCGGCTGCAACGGTGGCTATTGGGAGCCATTACAACGGGGTTCGTACTATCCACAGGGCTGGGGTTTGCGGCTTTTGTGGAGTCACAGCGGGCCAGCCAGAATGAACAAATTGCCCGCCAGAGCGAAATTAAAGCCTTGCTGGCGTCAGCCAGAGGCTGGTTTGACTCAAATCAGCGGCTGGATGCGCTGTTGCAGGCACTGCGGGCACAACGTCAACTTACTGCCCTTGCCCAGCCCAACGCCGAGTTAGCCCAGGACATTGAGGACACGCTGTACACCATCATCCTGGGCGTGAATGAACGCAATCGCCTGGCGGGACACACCGGCGAAGTGCGCGAGGTGGCTTACAGTCCCCAAGGCGATCGCATTGCATCGGCCAGTCTGGATGGCACGGTGAAGCTGTGGGCACCCGATGGCGCCTTGTTGCAAACCCTGGAGAGTGATGCCCAGGGCATCCGGGCGATCGCCTTTAGCCCCGATGGGCAATTACTTGTAGCGGGCAGTGCCGGCACCCTTTACCTGTGGGATGTCGAAACTGGCGAGCAACGGGCAGCCATTATGGCCCACCAGGGGTTGATTACCAAGCTCGTCTTTAGTCCTGATGGCACCCAAGTCGCCTCAGGCAGCACGGACAAAACCATCAAACTGTGGAATCCAGACGATGGCACCCTCTTGCACACCCTGACCGGACATCGGGCGATGGTACGCGGTCTTGCCTTTAGTCCTGATGGTCAGCGATTGGCCTCGGGCAGCGCTGATGCCACCATCAAACTGTGGAATCCAGACGATGGCAGTCTCAGCCAAACGGTAACGGGCCATGCCGCGACCGTGACCGATGTGCAATTTTCGCCCGATGGTGGCCGCTTGGCCTCGGGTAGCACCGACAAAACGCTCAAACTTTGGGATTTATCGGGGCAACTCCTCACCACCTTTGAAGGTCACCAAGCCCAAGTCACGAGTCTGGATTTTAGTCCCGACGGGCAGCAGCTCGCTTCCACTAGCGAAGATGATGAATTGCGGTTTTGGCCGCTCAATGGCGAGCCGGGGCGGGCTTATCCGGGCATGGTTGAGGTGGGGCGATCGCTGGACTTTAGCCCAGATGGGCAGACCTTGGTGACGTCTGGCCGCATTGATGATCCGGCACCCATTGTGTGGCAGCTGGAATCGCCGCTCTACAGTGTTGTGAAAACCCACGCAGCGGCCGTGATTGCGATCGCGGTCAGTCCAGACGGGCAAACGATCGCGTCGGCGGGCACTGATGGTCAGATTCAACTCTGGCAACCCGACGGCACATCGCTCAAGGTCTTTTCCGGGCATCGCGCCCCCATCATTTATCTCGCCTTCAGTCCCGATGGCAGCCAATTCGCTTCATCCAGCTTCGACGGCACCGTCCGCCTGTGGCAAGCCGACGGCACGCCCATTCGCACCATTACCGGCGACACCCGTCTCGGGGGGCTCATTGCCTTTCATCCCACCGCAGCAGAATTTGCCATCAGCGGCGACGACCAAGTTGTCCGCCGCTTTCAACTCGATGGCACTCAAATATCAGCAATTCCGACCCAAAGCCGACTCAACAGTAGTATCGCTTGGCAGCCTCAGGGCACCCAGTTAGCCATTGGCGATGGGGAACCCATTCGCTTAATTGCCATGGAGGAAGACAGCCCCATCCTTAACCTGTCAGGCCACATCGGCCCGTTAAATGACTTGGAGTTTCAAGCTGATGGACAAGTGCTAGCTTCTGCCAGTGACGATCGCACCGCACGCCTCTGGGATGCCACCACTGGCGAAACGCTACAGGTCCTCACCGGCCACACCGATGTCGTTTGGGATGTCACTTTTGCCCCGGAGTCGTCCCTGACGGTGCTCAATGATTTGTATCTAGCCACTGGCAGCGCCGACAACACCATTAAATTGTGGGGCGCTGACGGCACGTTACACACCACCCTCGATCGCCATACGGCTAAAGTCCTGCGGCTTGCCTTTAGTCCCGACGGCCAGTACCTGTTTTCCGCCAGCAATGACAACACAGTCATCCGCTGGGATTTGCCCGCCATCATGACGCTTGACCCAGTCGATTATGCCTGTCGCTGGGTCGCCGATTACTTACAAACCAATGCTGGCCTAAGTGACGACGATCGGCAGCTCTGCGATCGCTAA
- a CDS encoding GspH/FimT family pseudopilin, whose protein sequence is MRSARHRQAGFTLLEILVIVVIVGILAAIATPSWLQFLTKREVEAAQDEIYQAIQQAQTQAIAQRSPWQFSIRERNGQVEWVIHSAAIAAENIAAWERLSPKIGLDEANTQTLGESGVHSIAFDFKGNVETQSIITIEDRADIAPKQCVLINNLLGRASKGAELPEPNRFGFECF, encoded by the coding sequence GTGAGATCTGCTCGTCATCGTCAGGCTGGCTTTACGCTGCTAGAAATCTTGGTCATTGTTGTGATTGTGGGAATTTTGGCGGCGATCGCGACTCCCTCGTGGCTCCAATTTTTGACCAAGCGCGAAGTAGAAGCTGCCCAAGACGAGATTTATCAAGCCATTCAACAAGCGCAGACCCAAGCGATCGCCCAGCGCAGCCCCTGGCAATTCAGCATTCGCGAGCGGAATGGGCAGGTGGAATGGGTGATTCACTCAGCGGCGATCGCCGCTGAGAATATTGCTGCCTGGGAGCGTTTGTCTCCCAAAATTGGGCTGGATGAGGCGAATACGCAGACGCTGGGAGAGAGTGGCGTTCATTCTATTGCCTTTGACTTCAAAGGCAATGTCGAGACTCAAAGCATCATCACGATCGAGGACCGGGCGGATATTGCCCCCAAGCAATGTGTGTTGATTAACAATCTGCTGGGTCGCGCTTCCAAAGGGGCAGAGCTGCCTGAGCCCAATCGTTTTGGGTTTGAGTGTTTTTGA
- a CDS encoding MBL fold metallo-hydrolase yields MQRRRFVRQFGMGFATALGLGLTSTWRSAQAQSSGVTVRSLGHTSFLFEGNGRRILTNPFRSIGCTAGYPSPAVASDVVLISSRLFDEGGLLEGLPGNPPILSEQGEYELPPIRMKSVEVDHDREGGRRFGSNLIWRWEQGGLTFVHMGGAAAPVSVEEQIQLGRPDVMLVPVGGGPKAYDAEEAVAAIRALNPRIVIPTHYRTAAADDETCDIAGLQPFLDRMSGTPTRQSGSTVSLSTGSLPSSGMVIQIMG; encoded by the coding sequence ATGCAACGACGACGGTTTGTACGGCAATTTGGCATGGGGTTCGCGACAGCACTCGGGTTAGGGCTGACTTCAACTTGGCGATCGGCCCAAGCACAAAGCTCTGGAGTGACGGTGCGCTCCCTCGGTCACACCAGCTTTTTGTTTGAGGGCAACGGTCGCCGCATTTTGACCAATCCCTTCCGTTCCATCGGCTGCACCGCAGGCTATCCCTCACCCGCCGTGGCATCTGACGTAGTTTTGATCAGCAGCCGCCTCTTTGATGAGGGGGGCTTGCTGGAAGGATTACCCGGCAACCCGCCGATTCTCTCCGAACAGGGCGAATATGAGTTACCGCCCATCCGCATGAAGTCGGTAGAAGTAGACCACGATCGCGAAGGCGGACGGCGCTTCGGCTCTAACCTGATCTGGCGCTGGGAGCAAGGCGGTCTCACCTTTGTGCATATGGGCGGGGCGGCGGCTCCGGTTTCTGTCGAAGAGCAGATTCAGCTCGGTCGCCCGGATGTCATGCTCGTGCCCGTGGGCGGTGGCCCCAAAGCCTATGACGCCGAGGAAGCGGTGGCTGCGATTCGGGCCCTCAATCCCCGCATCGTCATTCCCACCCATTACCGCACCGCCGCCGCTGACGATGAAACCTGCGACATTGCTGGCCTCCAGCCATTTTTAGACCGGATGAGCGGCACGCCTACTCGTCAATCTGGTAGCACCGTCTCCCTCTCGACAGGCAGTTTGCCCAGCAGCGGCATGGTTATTCAAATCATGGGCTAA
- a CDS encoding aminopeptidase P N-terminal domain-containing protein — translation MQSVYQQRRQTLMSRIGSGTAIFASAPLAVMHNDVEHNFRQDSDFYYLTGFNEPGAVAVFAPHHEEHRFVLFVRPKDKDKEIWSGRRLGVDAAKEALGADAVFPLSELDEKLPEYLKGGDRLYYHFGHDETLNTKILRHWRRLLASYVKRGTGPVAIEDAKLLLQNQRRVKGPEEIELMRQAIAVSVKAHNYAREIAQPGRYEYEIQAEMEHLFKLAGGDPAYPSIVASGDNACILHYVENNRQMQAGDLLLIDAGGCIDYYNADITRTFPVSGKFSDEQRILYELVLEAQLKAIAEVKPGNPFNAFHDAAVRTITEGLVELGLLVGDIDTLIEEKKHKAFFMHGTGHFLGLDVHDTGVLRNPDKTWKPFEVGNVVTVEPGIYVTPDYEPEEGQPQVDDRWRGIGIRIEDDVLVTDTGCEVLTAGVPKSVADMES, via the coding sequence ATGCAGTCGGTTTATCAGCAGCGTCGTCAAACCCTTATGTCGCGGATTGGTAGCGGCACCGCCATTTTTGCCAGTGCGCCGCTGGCAGTGATGCACAACGATGTTGAGCACAACTTTCGACAAGACAGCGATTTTTACTATCTCACGGGGTTTAATGAGCCCGGTGCCGTGGCCGTGTTTGCCCCACATCATGAAGAACATCGCTTTGTGCTGTTTGTGCGGCCCAAGGACAAAGACAAGGAAATTTGGTCAGGCCGCCGATTAGGTGTTGACGCCGCGAAGGAAGCGTTGGGGGCCGATGCGGTTTTTCCACTGAGCGAACTGGATGAGAAACTGCCCGAGTATTTGAAAGGGGGCGATCGCCTTTATTACCACTTCGGTCATGACGAAACCCTGAACACCAAAATTCTCCGGCATTGGCGGCGACTGCTGGCCAGCTACGTGAAGCGAGGCACCGGGCCAGTCGCCATTGAAGACGCCAAACTCCTGCTGCAAAACCAGCGCCGGGTCAAAGGCCCAGAAGAAATTGAGTTGATGCGGCAGGCGATCGCCGTTTCCGTCAAAGCCCACAACTATGCGCGCGAAATCGCCCAGCCCGGACGCTATGAATACGAAATTCAAGCGGAGATGGAGCACCTGTTCAAACTGGCGGGGGGCGATCCGGCCTATCCTTCCATCGTGGCGTCGGGCGACAACGCCTGCATTTTGCACTATGTGGAAAACAACCGCCAGATGCAGGCGGGGGATCTGCTGCTGATTGATGCCGGGGGCTGCATCGACTACTACAACGCCGACATTACGCGCACCTTTCCCGTCTCAGGCAAATTTAGCGACGAGCAGCGCATTCTCTATGAGTTGGTGCTGGAGGCTCAGTTAAAGGCGATCGCTGAAGTCAAACCCGGCAACCCATTCAACGCCTTCCACGATGCCGCCGTGCGCACCATTACCGAAGGCCTGGTGGAACTTGGCCTCCTCGTGGGCGACATCGACACCCTGATCGAAGAGAAAAAGCACAAAGCCTTTTTCATGCACGGCACGGGCCATTTCCTCGGGTTAGATGTCCACGATACGGGCGTTCTGCGGAATCCTGACAAAACCTGGAAACCCTTTGAAGTCGGCAATGTTGTCACGGTCGAACCCGGCATTTACGTCACCCCTGATTACGAGCCCGAGGAAGGGCAGCCCCAGGTAGACGATCGCTGGCGGGGCATCGGCATCCGCATCGAAGACGATGTGCTAGTGACGGACACGGGTTGCGAAGTCCTCACTGCCGGGGTGCCCAAATCTGTGGCCGACATGGAAAGCTGA
- the menD gene encoding 2-succinyl-5-enolpyruvyl-6-hydroxy-3-cyclohexene-1-carboxylic-acid synthase: MLDFRNTNTVWASVLAETLAHLGLQTVVISPGSRSTPLTIAFANHPHIQAIPMLDERSASFFALGVAKASGQPTALVCTSGTAGANYFPAIIEAYESGIPLMVLTADRPPELRDCASGQTIDQQKLFGDYVRGYRELALPEATMSQLRYLRQTIAQLYQQSQFPVPGPVHVNCPFRDPLAPISTGTDLAQTLADPLNADFFAHLKEDGAIAPITSGPPHLTSAWQHTERGLIIAGPQSTPSSAADGAYCKAIATLAHKLGWPVLADGLSPLRNHASLNPHLITTYDLLLRHEAHAQALVPEQVIQLGALPTSKVLRQWLTEINPHRWIIDSSGRNRDPLHGRSVVLPITLDTLIAQYPVPNSSVQVTSPYCQQWLRRNERVRQRLREKFETVDALFEGKLSWLLPSLLPSGTPLMIANSMPVRDVEWFWPLSDRGIRPYFSRGANGIDGTLSTALGIAHHHGQAVLLTGDLALLHDSNGFLNASTRSGHLTILLVNNQGGGIFESLPIAQFEPPFEKFFATPQAVDFATLAAAHQIDYELVANWSVLADRLHELPTARVRLLELKCDRKLDAAFRAELLRSVGDFTLPD; this comes from the coding sequence ATGCTGGATTTTAGGAATACCAACACGGTGTGGGCGTCGGTGCTCGCTGAGACCCTGGCGCATCTGGGTTTGCAAACGGTCGTCATTTCACCCGGCTCGCGCTCCACTCCCTTAACGATCGCGTTTGCTAACCATCCGCACATTCAGGCGATCCCCATGTTGGATGAGCGATCGGCGAGCTTTTTTGCGTTAGGCGTGGCCAAGGCCAGTGGTCAGCCCACAGCGTTAGTGTGTACTTCGGGGACGGCAGGGGCCAACTATTTCCCTGCCATTATTGAGGCGTATGAGAGCGGTATTCCGTTAATGGTGCTGACCGCCGATCGCCCGCCAGAACTCCGGGACTGTGCCTCGGGCCAAACCATTGATCAACAGAAGCTCTTTGGCGACTACGTGCGCGGCTATCGGGAACTCGCCTTGCCCGAGGCGACGATGTCACAACTACGCTATTTGCGCCAGACGATCGCCCAGCTTTACCAACAGAGCCAGTTTCCAGTACCCGGACCAGTACACGTCAATTGTCCCTTTCGCGATCCGCTCGCGCCCATTTCAACGGGGACGGATTTAGCCCAGACATTGGCAGACCCTCTCAACGCCGACTTTTTCGCCCATCTGAAGGAGGATGGCGCGATCGCCCCAATCACTAGCGGGCCTCCTCACCTCACCTCCGCTTGGCAACACACCGAACGGGGCCTGATTATTGCTGGGCCACAGTCTACTCCCAGTTCGGCAGCGGATGGGGCCTATTGCAAAGCGATCGCCACCCTCGCTCACAAACTAGGCTGGCCCGTCCTTGCCGATGGATTGTCGCCGTTGAGAAACCATGCCTCGCTTAATCCCCATCTGATCACGACCTACGACCTGTTATTGCGTCATGAAGCTCACGCACAGGCGCTGGTCCCGGAGCAAGTGATTCAACTGGGGGCATTACCCACGAGTAAAGTGCTGCGACAGTGGCTCACGGAGATCAATCCTCACCGGTGGATCATTGATAGCAGTGGTCGCAATCGCGATCCTCTGCATGGGCGATCGGTCGTGTTGCCCATCACGCTAGATACCTTGATCGCTCAATATCCCGTCCCCAACTCGTCTGTGCAGGTAACTTCACCGTACTGTCAGCAATGGTTGCGGCGCAATGAACGGGTTCGTCAGCGCCTGCGAGAAAAATTCGAGACGGTGGACGCCCTGTTTGAAGGCAAGCTGAGTTGGCTGCTGCCGTCGTTGTTGCCGTCTGGAACACCGTTGATGATTGCCAACAGTATGCCCGTGCGCGATGTGGAGTGGTTTTGGCCGTTGAGCGATCGCGGCATTCGCCCCTACTTTAGTCGGGGTGCTAACGGTATTGATGGCACGCTTTCTACTGCTCTGGGAATTGCCCATCATCACGGACAAGCCGTTTTGCTGACGGGCGATTTGGCCCTGTTACATGACAGTAATGGCTTTTTGAACGCTAGCACTCGCTCGGGACACTTGACGATTTTGTTAGTGAATAATCAGGGCGGCGGCATTTTTGAGAGCTTACCGATCGCTCAGTTTGAGCCGCCGTTCGAGAAGTTTTTTGCGACGCCGCAAGCGGTGGATTTCGCCACGCTGGCCGCTGCGCATCAGATCGATTATGAGTTGGTCGCTAATTGGTCAGTGCTCGCCGATCGCCTTCACGAGTTACCCACCGCTAGGGTTCGGCTACTAGAGTTGAAGTGCGATCGCAAATTGGATGCTGCGTTCCGCGCCGAGCTGCTGCGATCAGTGGGCGATTTCACCCTGCCGGATTGA
- the rpmA gene encoding 50S ribosomal protein L27 — MAHKKGTGSTRNGRDSNAKRLGVKRYGGQAVTAGSILIRQRGTKFHPGNNVGRGGDDTLFALVDGIVTFERKGKNRKKVSVYPAAASV; from the coding sequence ATGGCTCATAAGAAAGGTACAGGTAGTACTCGTAACGGTCGCGACTCAAACGCCAAACGCTTGGGCGTCAAGCGCTACGGCGGTCAGGCTGTCACTGCAGGCAGCATCTTGATTCGTCAGCGGGGCACCAAGTTCCATCCCGGCAACAATGTTGGCCGCGGTGGTGACGATACCCTATTTGCGTTAGTTGACGGCATCGTCACGTTTGAGCGCAAAGGCAAAAACCGCAAAAAAGTCAGCGTTTATCCGGCGGCTGCATCGGTATAA
- the rplU gene encoding 50S ribosomal protein L21, translating to MTYAIIEASGKQFRVEPGRYYDFDRMAVDEDGTVEIDQVLLVSHDGETMVGQPHVEGASISGTVMRHLRGPKLIVYKMKPKKKTRKKRGHRQELTRLMIDSISVNGKVLAGEAGTSSAAATPAITAAAAEEE from the coding sequence ATGACTTACGCAATTATTGAAGCCAGTGGCAAGCAGTTTCGGGTCGAGCCTGGTCGGTATTACGACTTTGACCGCATGGCTGTAGACGAAGACGGCACGGTCGAGATTGACCAAGTGCTGCTGGTCTCCCATGATGGCGAAACGATGGTCGGCCAACCCCATGTCGAAGGTGCTTCCATCTCCGGCACGGTCATGCGTCATCTACGCGGCCCCAAACTCATCGTTTACAAGATGAAGCCCAAGAAAAAGACCCGCAAAAAGCGCGGGCATCGTCAAGAGCTGACTCGCTTGATGATTGATTCCATCAGCGTCAACGGTAAAGTTTTGGCCGGTGAAGCGGGTACTAGCTCGGCAGCGGCCACTCCGGCGATCACTGCCGCAGCGGCTGAAGAAGAATAG
- a CDS encoding GDSL-type esterase/lipase family protein, whose translation MAAEVCLLLMQSLMGDCDAQATEAIDSPPSVVTPAAREVTTTRIAHRANDTITPTTARALPQFGELCQGEAAQQPAICVLPKIARNQAPSSTAASAAIAEPMPLNLPTTPRPIATPTVQPPRFSAPSTVATRPTAAPRPANYPARPSNGSELFRQRQIALQSGQSYTRLAPSAYANQWQVVGRQPTYEDWKQLLAQEARAMARGQGQNRLEVIVGDSFGLWLPPELLPRDRLWLNQSISGDTTGGILQRVSTFADTRATTIHLMAGANDLKNGVPEAQILSNLQRTVRVLQWQHPQAKIVVYSVLPTRRAEISNDRVRSLNAKIAQMTQQRQVEFRDLQPTFRDEWGHLRPDLTTDGLHLNPQGYALWRQAIVASAI comes from the coding sequence ATGGCTGCTGAAGTTTGTTTATTGCTGATGCAATCGCTGATGGGGGACTGTGACGCTCAGGCTACCGAAGCCATTGACAGTCCCCCCTCGGTGGTGACGCCCGCCGCGCGGGAAGTGACGACCACCAGAATCGCTCATCGCGCCAACGACACCATTACGCCCACCACCGCAAGGGCCTTGCCCCAGTTTGGAGAATTGTGTCAGGGCGAAGCTGCTCAACAGCCCGCCATTTGTGTCTTACCCAAGATTGCTCGCAACCAAGCACCGTCATCGACTGCTGCATCGGCAGCGATCGCCGAACCCATGCCCTTGAACTTGCCGACGACGCCACGTCCGATCGCCACGCCGACCGTCCAGCCCCCTCGTTTTAGCGCCCCGTCAACCGTAGCCACCCGACCGACCGCAGCCCCCCGACCGGCCAACTATCCGGCCCGGCCGAGCAACGGTTCCGAACTCTTTCGCCAGCGGCAAATTGCCCTACAGTCGGGACAGTCTTACACGCGCCTGGCGCCCAGTGCCTATGCCAACCAGTGGCAGGTCGTGGGGCGACAACCCACCTACGAAGACTGGAAACAACTCTTGGCACAAGAGGCCCGCGCCATGGCCAGAGGACAAGGGCAAAATCGTCTGGAAGTGATTGTGGGGGACTCGTTTGGCCTGTGGCTACCGCCGGAACTGTTGCCCCGCGATCGCCTCTGGCTCAATCAGAGCATTTCTGGCGATACCACAGGCGGGATTTTGCAGCGCGTCAGCACCTTTGCGGACACTCGCGCCACCACCATTCACCTCATGGCGGGGGCCAATGATTTGAAGAATGGCGTGCCGGAAGCCCAAATCTTGAGCAATTTGCAGCGCACGGTACGGGTGCTGCAGTGGCAACACCCCCAGGCGAAGATTGTGGTCTATTCGGTGTTGCCGACCCGCCGCGCCGAAATTAGCAATGATCGGGTGCGATCGCTCAATGCCAAAATCGCCCAGATGACCCAGCAGCGGCAGGTAGAATTTCGCGATTTACAGCCTACCTTCCGGGATGAGTGGGGCCACTTGCGCCCCGACCTGACAACGGATGGTCTGCATCTGAATCCGCAAGGATATGCGTTGTGGCGACAGGCGATCGTGGCAAGCGCGATTTAG